In Longimicrobium sp., the genomic stretch ACCCGGCGGCCTTAGAGCCGCCACCCTCTCCCAACTTCGGGAGAGGGTACTCGACGGTCTGAATTGCGCGGAACCCGTCCAAAGCTGCACGAATCGTCTCGTGGGAGTCCGCGCAGGCGGACTTCGTGTCGTTGTTGCCGCGGATTCATTCGCCCAGCGAGCCCAGCCATTGCGCCCACCCCGCCGCATCCTCGACGTCACCCGCCCGCTCTTCGCCGGGATCCCGGTGTGGCCGGGGGACGCGCCCTGCCGCGTGGGGTGGAGTCTGCGGCTGGACGAGGACGGCCCCGTCAACACCGCTCACCTCAGCTTGAGCGCCCACACCGGCACCCACGCCGACGGGCCGTACCACGTGCTGGAAGACGGCGCCCGCATCGGCGCGGCGCCGCTGGAGGCGTACCTGGGGCCGGCGCGGGTGGTCGACGCGCGCGGGCGAGACGAGATCGGCGCCGACTGGCTAGCGGAGCGGCTGGCGAACGGCGCCGAGCGCGTCCTGCTGCGCACCGGGTGCTGGACCGACCCCGCCGTCTTCCCCACGCGCTTCCCCGCCCCCACTCCCGAGGCCGCCGCGCTGCTGGTCTCGCGCGGCGTGCGGCTCGTCGGCACCGACGCGCCCTCGGTGGACCCCTTCGACTCCGACGACCTGCCGGCGCACCGCGCGCTGCTCGGCGGCGGGGTCGCCATCCTGGAGAACCTGCTGCTGGACGACGTCTCCCCCGGCGAGTACGAGCTGATCGCGCTGCCGCTCCGGCTCGCGGAGGCCGACTCGTCCCCCGTCCGCGCCATCCTGCTGGAGCCCGCACGATGATCGGCGACTTCGTCGAAGGACTGTTCCCGGAGATCAAGGAGGGCGAGCCGCTGCGCACCGTGCGCGCGAAGAACCGCTCGCCGATGACGCTGGACGGCACGCGCACCTACGTGGTGGGCCGGGCGCGGCCGGCGGTGATCGACCCCGGGCCGGGCGACCCCGCGCACCTGGAGGCGATCGTCGCGGCGCTCGGCGGCGCGCGGCCCGTCGCCATCCTCCTCACCCACTCGCACGCCGACCACGCGGCCGCCGCCCTCCCGCTGGCCGAGCGCACGGGGGCGCCGGTGATGATGGCGCAGGGGGCGCTCTCGCCGCCCTTCCCACCGGAGCGGGTGGGGCGCTGGCTGGCGGACGGCGACACGGTGGACACCGACGTGGGGACGCTGAAGGCCGTGGCCACGCCGGGGCACGCGCCGGAGCACCTCTGCTTCCTGTGGACGGGGGGCGAGGCGCCGGCCGGGGGCGCGCTCTTCGTGGGCGACCACCTGATGGGACAGGGCGACACCACGCTGGTGGCCCCTCCGGAGGGCGACCTGGGCGTCTACCTCGACTCGCTGAACCGGATCGACGAGCTCGAACCGGCGGTCCTCTATCCCGCGCACGGCCCGGAGATCCTGAACCCGTCGGTGACCATCGAGCGCTACCGGGAGCACCGCGAGGAGCGCATCGAGCAAGTGGTCCGCGCATTGCGGCGGGCCGGTCCGTCCCGTCCGGGGCAGATCGTGGACACCGTGTACGGCTCGGGGCTGGACCCGGCGCTGCGCGAGGCCGCCGAAGCCTCGCTCGGGGCCATCCTCGGCTTCCTGAGCGCGACGGGCGACGTGCGCGAGGATCCAGACGGGGCGTACGCGCTGGTGGAGTGAGGGACGGCAGTACGAGAGTACGATAGTACGGGAGTACGAAGTACGAGGTACGGAACGGCGGGTGGGTGTGAGGGGTGGGGGTCGGCGCGGAAGCTCACGTAGGGGCGAGGCATGCCTCGACCGGCGGATGCCAGTGCGTGCGCGGGAGGCGGGTGATGTGCGGGTGCAGCCTTCGCACGGACTCGCATGCTCGCCCCTACGGAACCCCAGGCGCTGCGCGACGAGACCCGCGTGAGGGATGCGCGCCCGGAGGGCCGGGACACGGGCGCCACAGGGGTTTGTGGCGACCGGGGCCCGGCGCCGTTGGGCACAGTCGTATCGTGCCCTACGGCGCGCGCAGCCCGGCCCGGAGCGCAGCGGAGGGACACGCCCGAACCAGCAGTTGTAGTTCGAGAAAGCTCGCATCGGAAGGAAGATAGATGGCGACGACGGAGACGGAGACGGCGGGGCTGCTGGCGGCGCTCGACGCGGTGCACCAGAAGGCGGTCGACGCGCACCTGCGCTTCCTCTCGCACCCGCTGCTGGAGGGGCGCGCGCCCGGCACCCGCGGCGGCACGCTGGCCATGGAGTACATCCGCGGCCAGTTCCAGCGCGTGGGGCTGGAGCCCGTCAATCACTCGTACTTCCAGCCCGTGCCGATGGTGGGGATGGACCCCCACCCCGAGCTGGCGCTGGAGCTTCCCGGCGGCCCGCCCTCTCTCCCCGCCTACAGGGACGAGTACGTGCTGGAGGCCGGCGTCCCCGAGCCCGAGGTCTCGGTCGACGCCGAGCTGGTGTTCGTGGGCTACGGGATCAGCGCCCCCGAGTACGACTGGGACGACTACAAGGACGTGGACGTGCGCGGGAAGGTGCTCCTGATGCGCGTCAACGACCCCGGCACCGGGGAGACGCCCGGCTTCTTCGGCGGGAAGGCGCTCACCTACTACGGGCGCTGGACCTACAAGTACGAGGAGGCGTCGCGCCGCGGGGCCGCCGGGGCGCTGCTCGTCCACACCGACGAGTCCGCCGGCTACGGGTGGAACGTCGTCCGGACCTCCAACACCGGCGAGCAGTTCGACCTGGCCGGCAGGCCCGAGTTCCCGCTGGGCGTGCGCGGCTGGATCGCCTGGCCGGCGTTGGAGCGGGCGCTCGGTGCCGCGGGGCACGACCTGGACGAGCTCGTCCGCCGGGCCGAGGAGCGCGGCTTCCGCCCCGTCCCCACCGGCATCCGCGTCCGCGCGCGGGTCCGGAGCGACCTGCGCGAGGTGGAGACGGCCAACGTGGTGGGCGTCTTCGCGGGGAGCGACCCGCGGCGGCTGAACGAGGCGGTGATCCTTTCCTCGCACTACGACCACCTGGGGCTCCGGCGCGGCGACGGCGGCGAGACGCTGGTCTACCACGGCGCCTACGACAACGCCAGCGGCGTCTCGCTCCTGCTGGCGCTGGCCGAGGCGGTCTCGCTGGCGCCCGAGCGGCCGCCGCGCCCGCTCCTGTTCGTTGCGACCACGGCCGAGGAGTCGGGGCTGCTGGGAGCGGAGTGGTACGCGCGCCACCCGCTCTACCCGCTCTCCACCACCGCGGCGGCGCTCAACGTGGACGGCGCCAACCTGTGGGGCCCCACGCACGACATCACCCCGCTGGGCACCGACCGCTCGGAGCTGGGCGAGATGGTGCGCGCGGCGGCCGCGGCCGAGGGGATAGAGGTGGCGCCCGAGCCGCACCCCGAGCAGGGGATGTTCTTCCGGCAGGACCACTTCCCCTTCGCCCGCGCCGGCATCCCCGCGCTGGCGATGGACCACGGCCTGCGCTACGTGGGCCGCCCCGAGGGGTGGGGCGAGGAGCGCTACCAGGAGTTCAACACGCACCACTACCACCAGCCCTCCGACGCCTACCGCGACGACTTCGACTACGGCGGCGCCGTGCAGCAGGGCCGGGTGATGCTGCGCACCGCCTGGGCGGCCGCGAGCACCGACGAGCTGCCGCAGTGGCGGGAGGGCGTGGAGTTCCGGCGGGCGTGAGGGGAAGTGCGTGAGTGCGTGAGTGCGAAAGTGCGTGGGTGCGGAAGTGCGAAAGTGCGGCGGCGCGCCCATCGCTTTCGTGGGGAACCCTGCGGAGTTGCGCGCGGGAACCGACTGCGGACAAAATGGGGTTCGCGGTTGAAGCCTCGCGCGGTTTGCGAGGCTTTCTGTGGTTGTAGACGCGGCTTCAGCCGCCTGCGACCCCGCTCGCGCCCGGCCTCGCGACGAGGCACTCGCAACCCGGCGCTCGCGGACGGCACTCGCGCGCGAGTCGGTTTGGACGGTCGGGAAAGGTGACGCGGGGCGGAAGCCGGTCGTCCTTGAACGCACCCTCGACAGCGGTGGAACATCTGGCGGGCACCAGGGGTCGCACATGCACCCGGGCCCGCCGGCCCGCCGTTCATCGCAGGACTCTTGAGGAGTGGTTGGGCAGGTGAGCGCAGTCGAAGTTCCGGTCACCCACGTCCCCGCGCTGGAGGCGCTCGCCGACGGCTTCGCCACCGTCGGCGCGGACTGGCGCGTCACGTACTGGAACGCCGCCGCCGAGCGCTGGCTGGGCGTGCCGCGCGAGGACGCCCTGGGCCGCCCGCTCTGGGAGGCGCTCCCCGGCGCCGACGCCCTGGGGCTGCGCGCCGCGCTGGCCGCCGCCATGGCGGGCGGGCCGCGGGCGCGCCTGCCCTACGCCCCGGGGCCGGAGCGGGCGCTCACCCTCGAGGCATCGCCGCTGGAGGGGGGCGGGCTGGCCGTGCACCTGCGCGACTCCACCGAGCAGTCGCGCCTGGACGAGCGCCACACCCGGCTGCTGGAGTCCATCCGCGACGGCTTCGTGGCCGTCGACGCCGACTGGCGCATCAGCTACCTGAACCCGGCGGCCGCTTCGCTCCTGTCGGTGCGCCCCCACCGCGCGCTGGGAGCCTCGCTCCTGGACGTGGTCCCCAGCGACCCGCCCGAGCTCTTCCGCTCGCTCTACGCCGCCATGCGCGACGGCGAGCCGCGCCACCTGCAGGCCGTGCACCCCGCGGGGCGCCTGTTCCGCGGCCGGCGCTTCGACGTGTGGGCGCACCCGCTGGCCGGGGGCGGCATCTCCATCCTCTTCCAGGACGTCACCGAGCGCCTGGAGCGCGAGGCCGAGCTGGCGCGCCTGGCCGCCGAGGCCGAAGAGGCCAGCCGCGCCAAGAGCCGCTTCTTCGCCGCGGTGAGCCACGAGCTGCGCACCCCGCTGCACGCCATCGTCGGCTACACGCACCTGCTCTCCACCGACTCGTACGGCGACATGCCGGCGCCCGCCTCGCGCGCCGCCGAGCGCGCCAGCGTCTGCGCCGAGCACCTGTCGCGCCTGATCGACGACGTGCTCCTGCTCACCACCACCGAGATCGGGCGGCTCCCCGTCTACCCCGAGCCGGTGCCGCTGGCCGCCTACCTCCCCGAGGTGCTGCAGCCGCTGCGGCTGCAGGCCGAGGCCAAGGGGCTCCGCTTCGCGCTCGACGTCGCCCCCGATCTGCCGACGCTGGCCACCGACCCCGAGCGGCTGCGCCAGCTCCTGAACGCCGTGGTCACCAACGCCGTCAAGTTCACCAGCCGCGGCAGCGTGTCGGTGCGGGTGCGCGCGGCGGAGCTCCCCGGCGCCGTCGCCGCTGTCGAGCTCGAGGTGGCCGACACGGGCCCGGGGATCGCCCCCGAGGAGCGCGCGCGCATCTTCGAGGCGTTCGAGCAGGTGTGCGACGACGCGCGCACCGACTCGCTGCACCGCGGCACGGGCCTCGGCCTCACCATCGCGCTCCAGCTCACGCGCCTGCTGGGCGGCACGCTCGACGTGGAGAGCGAGCCCGGTGCCGGCGCCCTCTTCCGCGTGCGCCTCCCGCTCGC encodes the following:
- the kynB gene encoding arylformamidase, translating into MRPPRRILDVTRPLFAGIPVWPGDAPCRVGWSLRLDEDGPVNTAHLSLSAHTGTHADGPYHVLEDGARIGAAPLEAYLGPARVVDARGRDEIGADWLAERLANGAERVLLRTGCWTDPAVFPTRFPAPTPEAAALLVSRGVRLVGTDAPSVDPFDSDDLPAHRALLGGGVAILENLLLDDVSPGEYELIALPLRLAEADSSPVRAILLEPAR
- a CDS encoding MBL fold metallo-hydrolase, translating into MIGDFVEGLFPEIKEGEPLRTVRAKNRSPMTLDGTRTYVVGRARPAVIDPGPGDPAHLEAIVAALGGARPVAILLTHSHADHAAAALPLAERTGAPVMMAQGALSPPFPPERVGRWLADGDTVDTDVGTLKAVATPGHAPEHLCFLWTGGEAPAGGALFVGDHLMGQGDTTLVAPPEGDLGVYLDSLNRIDELEPAVLYPAHGPEILNPSVTIERYREHREERIEQVVRALRRAGPSRPGQIVDTVYGSGLDPALREAAEASLGAILGFLSATGDVREDPDGAYALVE
- a CDS encoding M28 family peptidase; protein product: MATTETETAGLLAALDAVHQKAVDAHLRFLSHPLLEGRAPGTRGGTLAMEYIRGQFQRVGLEPVNHSYFQPVPMVGMDPHPELALELPGGPPSLPAYRDEYVLEAGVPEPEVSVDAELVFVGYGISAPEYDWDDYKDVDVRGKVLLMRVNDPGTGETPGFFGGKALTYYGRWTYKYEEASRRGAAGALLVHTDESAGYGWNVVRTSNTGEQFDLAGRPEFPLGVRGWIAWPALERALGAAGHDLDELVRRAEERGFRPVPTGIRVRARVRSDLREVETANVVGVFAGSDPRRLNEAVILSSHYDHLGLRRGDGGETLVYHGAYDNASGVSLLLALAEAVSLAPERPPRPLLFVATTAEESGLLGAEWYARHPLYPLSTTAAALNVDGANLWGPTHDITPLGTDRSELGEMVRAAAAAEGIEVAPEPHPEQGMFFRQDHFPFARAGIPALAMDHGLRYVGRPEGWGEERYQEFNTHHYHQPSDAYRDDFDYGGAVQQGRVMLRTAWAAASTDELPQWREGVEFRRA
- a CDS encoding PAS domain-containing protein, which encodes MSAVEVPVTHVPALEALADGFATVGADWRVTYWNAAAERWLGVPREDALGRPLWEALPGADALGLRAALAAAMAGGPRARLPYAPGPERALTLEASPLEGGGLAVHLRDSTEQSRLDERHTRLLESIRDGFVAVDADWRISYLNPAAASLLSVRPHRALGASLLDVVPSDPPELFRSLYAAMRDGEPRHLQAVHPAGRLFRGRRFDVWAHPLAGGGISILFQDVTERLEREAELARLAAEAEEASRAKSRFFAAVSHELRTPLHAIVGYTHLLSTDSYGDMPAPASRAAERASVCAEHLSRLIDDVLLLTTTEIGRLPVYPEPVPLAAYLPEVLQPLRLQAEAKGLRFALDVAPDLPTLATDPERLRQLLNAVVTNAVKFTSRGSVSVRVRAAELPGAVAAVELEVADTGPGIAPEERARIFEAFEQVCDDARTDSLHRGTGLGLTIALQLTRLLGGTLDVESEPGAGALFRVRLPLAPPRRPGSYPADAGA